From a single Methylacidiphilum kamchatkense Kam1 genomic region:
- a CDS encoding aldo/keto reductase has product MEYTVLGKTGYKVSRLGLGTAEIGFEHMQTAAVSELLLFALDHGINLIDTARGYEQSEELIGKTVAHRRRDFILVTKCGYGEVEGKEFLPPWSKEKIAASVDQSLKKLRTDHIDIMLLHTCSKEILAKGEALEALLVAKEKGKIRFIGYSGDNEEAIYALSLPEIDVLEMSLNVTDQKNLEKVLPEAKAKNVGVLAKRPLANCPWKDPTELSPSYAREYGAEYRKRFEQMRLKPEDFGVEKKDWPKFFLRFVLSFPEVHSVIVGTTKLEHLFKNIETLQEGPLEASVLQKVKEAFRKAEQNSASPWLAQG; this is encoded by the coding sequence ATGGAATATACAGTTCTTGGCAAAACAGGTTACAAAGTTTCAAGGCTAGGACTTGGAACCGCTGAAATTGGCTTTGAGCATATGCAAACGGCAGCCGTTTCTGAGTTGCTGCTCTTTGCTTTAGATCATGGTATCAATCTCATCGATACGGCTCGGGGCTATGAACAGTCTGAAGAGCTGATTGGCAAAACGGTTGCTCATCGAAGAAGAGATTTTATCCTTGTCACGAAGTGCGGCTATGGCGAGGTGGAAGGCAAAGAGTTTTTACCCCCTTGGTCTAAAGAAAAGATTGCGGCTTCAGTGGATCAATCTCTCAAAAAACTGCGAACCGATCATATTGACATTATGCTTCTGCATACTTGCTCAAAAGAAATTTTAGCGAAAGGCGAAGCTCTAGAAGCTTTACTCGTAGCCAAAGAAAAGGGGAAAATACGGTTTATTGGTTATTCTGGAGACAATGAGGAGGCCATCTATGCTTTGAGTCTTCCTGAAATTGATGTATTAGAGATGAGTTTGAATGTGACCGATCAGAAGAATCTCGAAAAAGTTTTACCGGAAGCCAAAGCTAAAAATGTGGGTGTTTTAGCAAAAAGACCCTTGGCCAATTGCCCCTGGAAAGATCCTACGGAATTGAGTCCTTCCTATGCAAGGGAGTATGGGGCTGAATACAGGAAAAGGTTTGAGCAAATGCGGCTAAAACCGGAAGATTTTGGCGTAGAAAAAAAGGATTGGCCCAAGTTTTTCTTGCGTTTTGTACTTTCTTTTCCCGAAGTGCATTCGGTTATCGTTGGCACGACAAAGCTAGAGCATCTCTTTAAGAATATCGAAACCTTACAAGAAGGTCCCCTGGAGGCGTCTGTACTCCAAAAAGTAAAAGAGGCTTTTCGGAAAGCCGAACAGAATTCAGCAAGCCCTTGGCTTGCACAAGGATAA
- a CDS encoding DUF167 domain-containing protein has product MVSARLMIKVVANAKKTEVVGKHGELIKIKLSAPPVEGKANELLLTFLSDRLEVPKGLLRIEKGEKNRLKTIVIEEWLRKDSPQDFLLKAKVK; this is encoded by the coding sequence ATGGTCTCGGCACGACTGATGATCAAGGTGGTAGCCAACGCAAAAAAAACTGAGGTCGTTGGCAAGCATGGAGAATTGATTAAAATCAAGCTTTCAGCTCCACCCGTGGAGGGAAAAGCCAATGAACTGCTTCTTACTTTTCTTTCTGACCGGTTGGAAGTCCCCAAAGGATTGTTGCGTATTGAAAAAGGAGAAAAAAACAGGCTTAAAACAATCGTCATTGAGGAATGGTTAAGGAAAGATAGCCCGCAAGATTTTCTCCTGAAAGCAAAGGTTAAGTAA
- a CDS encoding PDZ domain-containing protein yields the protein MSFFFRGFLLSQKRISYCFFFLLFLVFPFSLVSAPLKFTPELKDCQLFIEDEEGVHPKYPFVINAYTIIPSDALLRVIYVKPQMDLLSGNPQTAEGEGGEKGGLAAAASRSTPALESEGAFHTDSPEEKEMKMIHQTVWKTGLAFCQAFDFLDADDLRIIFQEKDKKSFKDEPISFPEGMILAQIDSKVFVVALEVGGKGYEYGMKSGDQILAINDIGINGGLSDFLSIYRKEKFGLTGAKNSIRFLVARQGESNPVVVSIPLPPSLQGSILDEPFVTEPVKKRK from the coding sequence ATGAGCTTTTTTTTTAGAGGCTTTCTTCTAAGCCAAAAGAGAATTTCCTACTGCTTCTTTTTTCTTCTCTTTTTAGTCTTTCCTTTTTCTTTAGTTTCCGCTCCACTAAAATTTACGCCTGAGCTAAAGGACTGCCAGCTTTTTATAGAAGATGAAGAAGGGGTGCATCCAAAATACCCCTTCGTGATCAATGCGTATACGATCATTCCTTCAGATGCTCTGCTACGAGTGATTTACGTAAAGCCGCAGATGGATCTTCTCTCCGGTAACCCTCAAACAGCTGAAGGAGAAGGTGGAGAAAAAGGAGGATTAGCTGCAGCCGCTTCTCGGTCCACCCCGGCCTTAGAATCAGAAGGAGCATTCCATACGGATAGTCCGGAAGAAAAAGAAATGAAAATGATCCATCAGACAGTATGGAAGACGGGACTAGCGTTTTGCCAGGCTTTTGATTTTCTTGATGCGGATGATTTAAGAATTATCTTTCAAGAAAAAGACAAAAAGTCTTTTAAGGATGAACCGATTAGCTTTCCAGAAGGCATGATTCTTGCCCAGATCGATTCGAAGGTCTTTGTGGTAGCGCTAGAAGTGGGGGGGAAAGGCTACGAATACGGAATGAAATCTGGGGATCAGATCTTGGCGATCAACGATATAGGGATTAATGGCGGTCTTTCTGATTTTTTGTCTATCTATAGGAAAGAGAAATTTGGGCTTACTGGAGCTAAAAATTCGATCCGTTTTCTTGTGGCTAGACAAGGAGAAAGCAACCCGGTGGTTGTGTCGATACCACTGCCTCCATCGCTCCAAGGAAGTATTTTGGATGAACCTTTTGTGACTGAGCCAGTTAAAAAAAGAAAGTGA
- the queD gene encoding 6-carboxytetrahydropterin synthase QueD has product MQVILSKDFDFEAAQALPSFPEGHKCRKIHGHSFKLTVAVRGEVDPTRGILYDHAKISEAVIPLIEQLDHSYLNDIEGLQNPTIENMAGWFWKKLQDKLPGLYEITVQETARTRCIYRGE; this is encoded by the coding sequence ATGCAAGTAATACTATCTAAAGACTTTGATTTTGAAGCCGCTCAGGCTTTACCTTCTTTTCCCGAAGGCCATAAATGTCGTAAGATCCATGGCCATAGCTTTAAGCTCACTGTGGCCGTACGAGGAGAAGTCGACCCTACCCGAGGCATACTTTATGATCATGCCAAAATTTCCGAGGCTGTTATTCCTTTGATCGAACAGCTCGATCACAGTTATTTGAATGATATTGAAGGACTCCAAAATCCAACTATAGAAAATATGGCTGGGTGGTTTTGGAAAAAGCTTCAGGATAAACTGCCTGGACTGTATGAAATCACCGTTCAGGAAACAGCCAGAACACGGTGCATATACAGAGGAGAATAG